A DNA window from Loxodonta africana isolate mLoxAfr1 chromosome 7, mLoxAfr1.hap2, whole genome shotgun sequence contains the following coding sequences:
- the THRSP gene encoding thyroid hormone-inducible hepatic protein: MSEEGTMQVLTKRYPKNCLLTVMDRYSATVRNMEQVVMMPSLLQDVQLSGHGGQIQDGAPDLYRCFTMLKAIHVDVDHGLLPREDWQARVSGSEDDEAENEATETEQAKEEGVSRELDLEAQFHLHFSSLHHILTHLTLKAEEVTRKYQEITGQAM; the protein is encoded by the coding sequence ATGTCAGAGGAAGGAACTATGCAGGTGCTAACCAAGCGCTACCCCAAGAACTGCCTACTGACTGTCATGGACAGGTACTCGGCCACAGTGCGCAACATGGAGCAGGTGGTGATGATGCCCAGCCTTCTGCAGGATGTGCAGCTCAGTGGGCATGGGGGCCAGATCCAGGATGGTGCCCCTGATCTCTACAGATGTTTCACCATGCTCAAGGCCATCCATGTGGATGTGGACCACGGGCTGCTGCCCCGAGAGGACTGGCAGGCCAGGGTGTCAGGCAGTGAAGATGATGAGGCTGAGAACGAAGCTACCGAGACAGAGCAGGCCAAGGAAGAGGGGGTCTCCAGGGAGCTGGACCTGGAAGCCCAGTTTCACCTGCACTTCTCCAGCCTGCATCACATCCTCACCCACCTTACCCTGAAAGCCGAGGAGGTGACAAGGAAATACCAGGAGATAACGGGACAGGCCATGTAG